The sequence below is a genomic window from Cystobacter fuscus DSM 2262.
GCCTGGCGCACACGAGTCGTCTGACACCTTTTTCGGCTGATGCTCCTCGCGGGCGGTCATGAGCTGCCGGTAGGGAATGACGCGCACCAGCTCCGCGAGCGTGGTCTGCCCGGAGGCGAGCTTCTCCAGCGCGTTCTCCACGAGGGTGCGGAAGCCATGCGCCCGTGCGTGGCGGCGCAGCTGTGCGCTGTGGGCCCCCTGGGCGATCAGCTCCTGCAGCCCCGGGTCCACCACCAGGAGTTCGTAGATGCCGGTGCGCCCCCGGTAGCCGGTGTGGCGGCACTCCTCGCACCCGACGCCCGTCTGGGGCTGGATGCCGTCCAGCAGCGGACCGAGCAGCTCCTTCTGCTTCCGGGTGGGTTCGGCGGGTGCCACACATTTGGGGCAGATGCGGCGCACGAGCCGCTGGGCCAGCACCGCGAGCAGCGAGTCCGCGATGTCGGTGTCATCCAGCTCCAGGCCGCGCAGCCGACCCACGGCGCCCACCGCATCGGCGGTGTGGAGCGTGCCGAGCACCACGTGCCCGGTGGCCGCGGCGTTGAGCGCCATGCTGCCCGTCTCCAGGTCGCGGATCTCCCCCACGAGCATCACGTTGGGGTCCTGCCGCAGCAGTGCGCGCAGCAGCTGCGCGTGCGACATCTGCGGGGTGACCTCCTTCTGGTTCACCTTGGGGACGTAGTACTCGATGGGGTCCTCGGCGGTGATGATCTTCTTGCGCCCATCGTTGAGCTGCGCGAGCGCCCCATAGAGGGTGGTCGTCTTCCCGCTGCCCGTGGGGCCGGTGACGAGGATGAGGCCCTCGGGGTTGGAGAGCAGGTTGAGGAAGACCCGCTCCGTGTCCGGGCTCATCCCCAGCGTGCTCACGGGGACGAGCCCCGCGCTCGAGTCGAGCACGCGGATGACCACGTCCTCACCGCCCGGGCTCGGCACCACGCTCACGCGGTAGTCGACGACCTTGTGCTCCTCGCCCTGGACGATGACGGCGCGGATGCGGCCGTCCTGGGGCCGGCGGCGCTCGGTGATGTCCATTCCGGCGAGGATCTTGATGCGGCTGATCACCTCCTGCACGGACTCTGGATCCATGTCCGTGTAGGCCTGATGCAGGATGCCATCGATGCGGTAGCGCAGGTCCACGTCGTCGCGGTAGCTCTCGATGTGGATGTCCGAGGCCTCGCGCTCGATGGCCCCGGCGAGGAGGTCATCCACCAGCTCGACGGACGAGGGCGGCTGCGGCGAGGGCGGGCGCTCGCGGATGACGAGATCCGACTTCGTCTGGGGCCCGGCACCGAAGCCCGTGCGCAGGGCCGTGTCGATCTCGTAGCGGTTGAGCTTCACCGGCTGGATGGCCCGCTGCAGGAAGTCGGAGATCCGAAAGCGCAGGGACGGGTTGTCCGGATCCGTCATGCCGATGGTGACGGGCGTGTCGGACGCCTGCGCGTCGATCTTCCCCAACACCACCACGGAATGGCGGCGGCAGAACGGCTCCGGGAGCAGCCGCATGGAGTGGCGATCGAGGGTGTACTGCGAGAGCTCGGAGAAGGTGTCGGACCCCTGGGCCATTCGGGTAGGCATATCACGCCGGGAACGTGCTCAGCGCCTCGAGCCGCCAGGAGGGATCACCCGC
It includes:
- a CDS encoding GspE/PulE family protein gives rise to the protein MAQGSDTFSELSQYTLDRHSMRLLPEPFCRRHSVVVLGKIDAQASDTPVTIGMTDPDNPSLRFRISDFLQRAIQPVKLNRYEIDTALRTGFGAGPQTKSDLVIRERPPSPQPPSSVELVDDLLAGAIEREASDIHIESYRDDVDLRYRIDGILHQAYTDMDPESVQEVISRIKILAGMDITERRRPQDGRIRAVIVQGEEHKVVDYRVSVVPSPGGEDVVIRVLDSSAGLVPVSTLGMSPDTERVFLNLLSNPEGLILVTGPTGSGKTTTLYGALAQLNDGRKKIITAEDPIEYYVPKVNQKEVTPQMSHAQLLRALLRQDPNVMLVGEIRDLETGSMALNAAATGHVVLGTLHTADAVGAVGRLRGLELDDTDIADSLLAVLAQRLVRRICPKCVAPAEPTRKQKELLGPLLDGIQPQTGVGCEECRHTGYRGRTGIYELLVVDPGLQELIAQGAHSAQLRRHARAHGFRTLVENALEKLASGQTTLAELVRVIPYRQLMTAREEHQPKKVSDDSCAPG